A window of Candidatus Omnitrophota bacterium contains these coding sequences:
- the yvcK gene encoding uridine diphosphate-N-acetylglucosamine-binding protein YvcK, with protein sequence MYKKFLLIGSENFVDEIKPALSELALEIEIAQDYQEIVSVLRKKSIDIVLFDADHYPLKSSSLQKIFKLLKQSKKEFVVFSGIKNISTVLKAGEIGSSDYILKPYNFRELSLRLTAILNHRKKIVCLGGGTGLFNLLMGLKNLPDVLPISVVSTTDDGGSSGKLRESFGVLPPGDVRRSLVALSTAPEAMNDIMTYRFTEGGCFVGHSLGNLLLTALTKIKGSMSLAVSGLSDILNIQGIVLPVAITKSKLCALFEDGTVIKGESNIDLGKGRPPDLRIKKCWHEPPPKCNPNSFASIINADIVIMGPGDLYTSVITNLLIGDIRQAVTGTKSKKFYICNIMTKPGETSDFTALDHIKEIVKYLKQDCLDYVIISDNSSLSKGALLRYSRKKQFPVQVGDISEIKRITNAKIIIADVAHETELIRHDNQKIADCLIKIIRQEHLK encoded by the coding sequence GTGTACAAAAAATTCCTGCTTATAGGCTCAGAGAACTTTGTCGATGAAATCAAACCTGCTTTATCCGAACTTGCCCTTGAAATCGAAATAGCGCAAGATTATCAAGAGATAGTATCTGTACTACGCAAAAAAAGCATAGATATAGTGCTTTTCGACGCAGACCATTACCCTTTAAAATCCAGTTCCCTGCAAAAAATCTTCAAACTTCTAAAACAGTCAAAAAAAGAGTTTGTAGTCTTTTCGGGCATAAAAAATATTTCCACTGTTCTAAAAGCCGGTGAAATAGGATCGTCAGATTACATATTAAAACCCTATAATTTCCGTGAGTTAAGCCTTCGGTTAACGGCAATACTTAATCATAGAAAAAAGATCGTTTGTCTGGGTGGAGGCACGGGCTTATTCAATCTTTTAATGGGACTAAAAAATTTGCCGGACGTGCTACCCATTTCAGTAGTCAGCACTACGGACGATGGCGGTTCATCGGGCAAGCTAAGGGAATCATTCGGGGTGCTGCCTCCGGGAGATGTGAGGCGCTCACTTGTCGCTCTTTCCACCGCGCCGGAAGCCATGAATGATATAATGACATATCGGTTTACAGAAGGAGGATGTTTTGTCGGGCACTCTTTAGGCAACTTATTATTAACGGCGCTTACAAAAATAAAAGGTTCCATGTCACTGGCAGTAAGCGGTCTTAGCGATATACTGAATATACAGGGTATAGTGCTTCCGGTAGCTATAACAAAATCAAAACTATGCGCTTTGTTCGAAGACGGGACCGTGATAAAAGGAGAGAGTAATATTGACCTGGGTAAGGGAAGGCCGCCGGATTTACGCATAAAAAAATGCTGGCACGAGCCGCCCCCGAAATGCAATCCTAATTCCTTCGCGTCTATTATTAACGCCGACATTGTTATAATGGGGCCTGGAGATCTTTATACCAGTGTTATAACAAATCTTCTTATAGGCGATATCCGGCAGGCTGTCACAGGAACAAAATCTAAAAAATTCTATATATGCAATATCATGACAAAGCCGGGTGAAACTTCTGATTTTACCGCTTTGGACCATATAAAAGAAATCGTGAAATATTTGAAACAGGATTGCCTCGATTATGTTATAATTTCAGATAACAGTTCCCTTTCAAAAGGGGCGCTTTTAAGATATTCCAGAAAAAAGCAATTCCCTGTTCAGGTGGGCGACATCTCTGAAATTAAAAGGATCACAAACGCAAAAATTATAATAGCGGATGTTGCGCACGAAACAGAGCTGATTCGTCACGACAACCAAAAAATAGCCGATTGTTTAATAAAAATAATAAGACAGGAGCATCTAAAATGA
- a CDS encoding TolC family protein: protein MNKMLNRFIIILLVLILATPVSFAKDVPIVLNSIETDKEAKEITINPSMPLSLADCYQLALKQSEVIAISADAIKVAEARFLQALSIMMPYISFQSTDLQEATPNNTGSTLSTLKPAKFSERQFQITQTLFSGFKALAAMSGSGLEKKQRTSEKIRAQQLLLVDVSNSFYLYVEKRKDLEATLRVKKALIDRIKELKLREGLGRSRQSEVVNAKAQLYTVEADLKVVKSQETVARQLLEFLVGIPIDKVSDSYEIPTFLMQEDYYVSKFINRPDIKAADYAWQFAEKELDVVNSDFLPTVSWQGNFYTQRTAFDKGTDWDIMLKIDVPIFEGTEILGKSKEYKLRAHQRELEYMRLKRYAPYDIKDSYVKLNTALAVHENLKKAFHTAKVNYYLQRKDYQRSLVSNLDVLAAIQTLQGAQRNYIHAIYEAKRLYWQLRVSMGEDIVEALNDTI from the coding sequence ATGAACAAGATGTTAAACAGATTTATTATAATTCTACTTGTATTAATCCTGGCTACCCCCGTTTCTTTTGCCAAAGATGTGCCTATTGTTTTGAATAGCATCGAGACGGATAAGGAAGCGAAAGAGATAACAATTAATCCCTCGATGCCTTTGAGCCTGGCGGATTGCTACCAGCTTGCGCTGAAGCAGAGTGAAGTGATAGCCATCAGCGCCGACGCAATAAAGGTGGCAGAGGCGAGGTTTTTGCAGGCCCTTTCTATCATGATGCCTTACATTTCATTTCAATCGACCGACCTGCAGGAGGCAACACCTAATAATACCGGTTCAACACTTAGTACTTTAAAGCCCGCTAAATTTTCCGAGCGCCAATTTCAAATAACACAAACACTCTTCTCGGGCTTCAAGGCGCTTGCCGCGATGTCCGGAAGCGGCCTTGAAAAAAAACAACGTACCTCGGAGAAGATCCGCGCCCAACAGCTGCTCTTAGTGGACGTATCCAATTCCTTTTACCTCTATGTAGAGAAGAGAAAAGATTTGGAAGCAACTTTAAGAGTTAAAAAAGCGTTAATTGATCGTATCAAGGAGCTTAAATTAAGAGAAGGCTTGGGCAGGTCACGGCAAAGTGAAGTTGTAAACGCCAAAGCCCAGCTTTACACCGTAGAAGCGGATTTAAAAGTCGTGAAAAGCCAGGAGACGGTAGCGCGGCAGTTATTGGAATTTCTTGTCGGTATTCCCATAGATAAGGTATCCGATTCATATGAGATTCCCACATTTCTTATGCAGGAAGATTACTATGTATCCAAGTTTATAAACAGGCCCGATATCAAAGCCGCGGATTACGCGTGGCAATTCGCGGAAAAAGAACTCGATGTAGTAAATAGTGATTTTCTGCCGACAGTCAGCTGGCAGGGTAACTTTTATACACAAAGGACGGCATTCGACAAAGGCACAGATTGGGATATAATGCTTAAGATAGATGTTCCGATATTTGAGGGAACGGAAATCCTGGGTAAATCCAAGGAATATAAATTAAGGGCGCATCAGAGAGAACTGGAATATATGAGGCTGAAAAGATACGCGCCATATGATATTAAGGACTCGTATGTGAAGCTTAATACCGCGCTTGCGGTTCATGAAAATCTTAAAAAAGCTTTTCATACGGCAAAAGTAAATTATTATCTGCAGAGAAAAGATTACCAGAGGAGCCTTGTCAGCAACCTCGATGTCCTGGCGGCGATACAGACGCTGCAGGGCGCCCAGAGAAATTATATACACGCGATATATGAAGCCAAGAGACTCTATTGGCAGCTGCGCGTTTCTATGGGAGAAGATATAGTGGAGGCATTAAATGACACTATCTGA
- a CDS encoding sodium-translocating pyrophosphatase encodes MYGLSFFEMVAIWSVLGVSLLGLLYALLLRHQILREDKGSAKMQEVWNAIREGANAYLQKQLKTILPLIGVLVFALFYSVYIVPPSSEAMQRFAGQSESTVRLIIGLGRAVAFVMGAIFSLLVGQLGMRMAVQANVRVAHAAKTSFNTALKIAYRAGTITGMLTDGLGLFGGTIIFIIFGIAAPDALLGFGFGGTLLALFMRVGGGIYTKAADVGADLVGKVEAGIPEDDPRNPAVVADLVGDNVGDCAGMAADIFESYEVTIVAGLILGLALYHITHRLEWIVYPLLVRGIGVLCSIIGTYAVKGDSLGTKSGNAMKAIFKGYLTSAVISVGLFGALAFFYMTQIPGGWWRPFAATTLGVLLAIAIDRLTEYFTGTHYKPVKEISKSTQTGPATTILSGLAVGYESSVWAALVIAATIFGSILIFGTIPNITSVEKVTYVLYGVAMTGIGMLTLTGNNVAMDSFGPISDNANGIGEMAWHGENGQDVKSARKIMSDLDAVGNTTKAITKGVAIGSAVIAAVSLFGSYMVDVSKVQAAMGVPLADQLSSVGIRVSVPQVFVGMLIGGAIPWLFSSFSIQAVSRAASLIVLEVRRQFKLGVLEGKVKPDYKQAVAISTTAAQKELVSLALICVLSPILVGLVLQVEALGGFLAGIILSGQLLAVFMSNAGGAWDNAKKTIEDEVKDLVANTGKGSERHKASVVGDTVGDPLKDTAGPALNPMIKVVNLVSVIIAPIVVQYNKLGVTGWIIVAALCAVVVWSILKSKRPAKQMVAA; translated from the coding sequence ATGTATGGGCTTAGTTTTTTTGAAATGGTCGCAATTTGGAGTGTTTTAGGAGTTTCCCTTTTGGGACTTCTTTACGCTCTCTTACTTCGCCACCAGATTTTGCGCGAAGATAAGGGCAGCGCAAAGATGCAGGAAGTATGGAATGCTATCCGCGAGGGCGCGAACGCGTACTTGCAGAAGCAGCTTAAGACGATACTTCCTCTTATAGGAGTCCTGGTATTTGCACTATTCTATTCTGTCTATATAGTTCCGCCATCATCGGAGGCCATGCAGAGGTTTGCAGGACAATCCGAATCGACAGTTCGTCTCATCATAGGATTAGGCAGGGCCGTAGCGTTTGTCATGGGCGCTATCTTTTCGCTACTCGTAGGGCAGCTCGGAATGCGTATGGCGGTTCAGGCAAACGTGCGCGTAGCGCATGCCGCGAAGACCTCGTTTAACACAGCGCTAAAAATAGCTTATCGCGCGGGAACTATCACAGGCATGCTTACCGATGGGCTCGGCTTATTCGGCGGCACAATAATATTTATAATATTCGGTATCGCGGCTCCCGATGCGCTATTAGGATTCGGATTCGGAGGAACATTACTTGCTCTATTTATGAGAGTCGGCGGCGGTATATATACCAAAGCGGCTGACGTAGGGGCCGACCTCGTAGGAAAAGTCGAAGCAGGTATTCCTGAAGATGATCCGAGAAACCCGGCGGTAGTAGCCGACTTAGTCGGAGACAACGTAGGTGATTGCGCGGGTATGGCAGCGGACATATTTGAATCATACGAAGTCACTATTGTAGCAGGTCTTATATTAGGATTGGCCTTATACCATATAACTCATCGCCTTGAATGGATAGTATATCCATTGCTTGTGCGCGGCATAGGAGTCCTGTGCTCTATAATAGGCACATACGCGGTTAAGGGAGATTCTTTAGGGACAAAGAGCGGCAACGCTATGAAGGCTATATTCAAAGGATATCTAACTTCTGCCGTAATATCGGTAGGCCTATTCGGCGCGCTCGCCTTCTTCTATATGACACAGATACCCGGTGGTTGGTGGAGGCCGTTTGCAGCGACAACTCTCGGAGTTTTATTGGCTATCGCTATAGACCGTCTGACAGAATATTTCACCGGCACGCACTATAAGCCTGTCAAAGAGATCAGTAAATCCACTCAGACAGGTCCGGCTACTACGATCCTCTCCGGATTGGCGGTAGGATATGAATCAAGTGTTTGGGCGGCTCTCGTAATAGCAGCGACGATATTTGGCTCGATATTGATATTCGGTACCATACCCAATATAACAAGCGTAGAGAAGGTCACATACGTCCTTTATGGCGTAGCAATGACCGGCATAGGTATGTTGACACTGACAGGCAACAACGTGGCGATGGATTCGTTCGGGCCCATCTCCGACAATGCTAATGGTATCGGCGAAATGGCATGGCACGGGGAGAATGGTCAGGACGTTAAGTCTGCTCGCAAGATCATGTCGGACCTCGACGCGGTAGGCAACACTACAAAAGCTATAACAAAAGGAGTTGCGATAGGTTCTGCGGTTATCGCGGCGGTGTCACTATTCGGTTCATATATGGTTGACGTCAGTAAAGTTCAGGCAGCGATGGGAGTGCCGTTGGCGGATCAGTTAAGTTCAGTCGGTATCCGCGTCTCCGTGCCTCAAGTATTTGTAGGCATGCTGATAGGTGGCGCTATACCGTGGTTGTTTTCATCGTTCTCTATACAGGCGGTCAGCAGGGCCGCCTCGCTGATAGTTTTGGAAGTGCGCCGTCAGTTTAAACTTGGCGTTCTTGAAGGAAAAGTCAAACCTGATTACAAACAAGCGGTGGCGATATCTACTACGGCAGCGCAGAAAGAGCTGGTAAGTCTTGCGCTTATATGTGTACTTTCGCCAATACTTGTAGGCCTGGTGCTTCAGGTCGAAGCGCTCGGAGGGTTTCTGGCGGGTATAATACTTTCGGGCCAGCTTCTCGCGGTATTCATGTCAAACGCCGGGGGAGCATGGGACAATGCAAAGAAGACGATAGAAGACGAGGTCAAGGATCTTGTGGCGAATACGGGCAAGGGTTCGGAAAGGCATAAGGCCAGTGTAGTAGGTGATACGGTTGGAGATCCTTTAAAGGATACGGCAGGCCCGGCCCTTAACCCGATGATAAAAGTCGTAAATTTGGTTTCCGTCATAATCGCGCCTATAGTAGTTCAGTATAATAAACTTGGCGTTACAGGCTGGATCATAGTGGCTGCGTTATGCGCGGTCGTGGTGTGGTCGATATTAAAGAGTAAAAGGCCGGCCAAGCAGATGGTAGCGGCGTAA
- a CDS encoding MarR family transcriptional regulator — MTDINLAEFADKVTENMAAIWRDFLKQQTGQFYKVKVTLPQLAIMELIHKSGELNMSDMARSMNVTTAAMTGIVDRLVREGYVARISVPNDRRVIMVKLTAKGDKTIKNVIEHKRQMVIKIFAVLSNTEREDYLKILTRIREGLSA, encoded by the coding sequence ATGACGGACATTAATCTCGCTGAATTTGCCGACAAGGTAACCGAGAATATGGCGGCCATCTGGAGAGATTTCTTAAAACAACAGACAGGCCAGTTCTATAAGGTAAAAGTAACTTTGCCGCAGCTTGCCATAATGGAGCTCATTCATAAGAGCGGTGAGTTAAATATGTCGGATATGGCGCGTTCCATGAATGTGACGACTGCCGCGATGACAGGTATAGTAGACAGGCTTGTGAGGGAAGGCTATGTTGCCAGGATCTCTGTGCCTAATGACAGGCGCGTGATAATGGTGAAGCTTACAGCAAAGGGCGACAAGACGATAAAGAACGTTATTGAACATAAGCGCCAGATGGTCATAAAGATATTTGCCGTGTTATCAAACACCGAAAGAGAAGATTATTTAAAGATATTAACCCGTATAAGGGAAGGCTTGAGCGCATAA
- a CDS encoding GDP-mannose 4,6-dehydratase, producing MSQDHILIVDDEKFVVDLISTRLAAEGFKVSGANSGEEALNFLKTDKPDLVILDCLMPGMDGYEVLRRMRADKKNMDLPVIMLTANLKHSDKVKGLEMGLDDHMTKPYEGKELVARINAVLKRAKASTRIVKNILVTGGAGFIGSALVRKLLDKKYNVAVIDDFSSGSLENLKGTLDNKNFHLITGSITDETIIGKAVEECDLIYHLAATVGVKNVVDKPLETIIYDTIGTSIVLKYASARGVKTLITSTSEVYGKSKKYPFKEGDDVVIGPPDINRWSYACSKLLDEFFAIGYYKERGLPITIVRLFNVVGPGQVGSYGMVMPRFFKFALKNEPIPVYGDGKQVRCFTYVDDAIDIIIKLAGLDAANGEVINLGAHNEISIKDLAQEIKKITKSSSKIVFEPYRKYYGASFQDIKKRVPDLAKLKRISGTVPKTTLKEILEKMNLYFKENPAELDRI from the coding sequence ATGAGTCAGGATCATATACTCATTGTAGACGATGAAAAATTTGTGGTAGACTTAATCTCAACCAGGCTTGCGGCCGAAGGTTTTAAAGTTTCTGGCGCAAACAGCGGTGAAGAAGCCCTTAACTTTTTAAAGACCGATAAACCGGACCTGGTGATTTTGGACTGTCTTATGCCAGGCATGGACGGGTATGAGGTTTTACGAAGGATGCGCGCCGATAAGAAGAATATGGACCTGCCGGTAATAATGCTTACAGCTAACTTAAAGCATTCCGACAAGGTTAAGGGCCTGGAGATGGGCCTGGATGACCACATGACAAAGCCTTATGAGGGCAAGGAGCTTGTTGCCAGGATAAACGCCGTTCTCAAAAGGGCAAAGGCTTCAACCAGGATAGTAAAGAATATTTTGGTTACCGGAGGCGCAGGTTTCATCGGTTCGGCACTTGTCAGAAAGCTTCTGGATAAAAAGTACAATGTTGCCGTCATAGATGATTTTTCTTCCGGCAGCCTTGAAAATTTAAAAGGTACGCTTGATAATAAGAATTTTCATCTTATAACTGGCTCTATAACCGATGAAACAATAATAGGCAAGGCAGTTGAAGAGTGCGATCTTATATATCATCTTGCGGCAACGGTGGGAGTAAAAAACGTTGTCGACAAACCCCTTGAAACCATCATATACGACACCATAGGGACTTCGATAGTTTTGAAATATGCGTCCGCAAGAGGCGTCAAGACATTGATTACATCTACATCAGAAGTATATGGAAAGTCGAAAAAGTATCCTTTCAAAGAAGGCGACGATGTTGTTATAGGGCCTCCGGACATAAATAGGTGGAGTTATGCATGCTCAAAATTGCTGGATGAGTTTTTTGCTATAGGGTACTATAAGGAGAGGGGCCTTCCGATTACAATAGTAAGGTTGTTCAATGTCGTCGGGCCGGGCCAGGTTGGCAGCTATGGCATGGTCATGCCGCGCTTCTTCAAATTCGCGCTTAAGAATGAACCCATACCGGTTTATGGCGACGGAAAGCAGGTTCGATGCTTCACTTATGTGGATGATGCCATAGATATAATCATAAAACTGGCAGGCCTCGACGCCGCGAACGGCGAAGTAATAAATTTAGGGGCCCATAATGAAATATCCATCAAGGATCTGGCGCAGGAAATAAAGAAGATTACGAAAAGTTCGTCGAAAATAGTCTTTGAGCCATACCGGAAATATTACGGTGCGAGTTTCCAGGATATAAAAAAGAGGGTACCCGACCTCGCCAAATTGAAGAGAATATCCGGAACTGTGCCGAAGACAACACTAAAGGAGATATTGGAAAAGATGAATCTATATTTTAAAGAGAATCCCGCCGAACTGGACAGGATTTAA
- a CDS encoding efflux RND transporter permease subunit — translation MTLSDISIKNPVFAWMLMAALIIFGFISYDRLGVGQLPDVDFPVVSVNLTWEGAAPEIMETDVVDIVEDSLMGIEGVREISSSIRQGSAGISVEFELSRNIDAALQDVKAKVDQAQRSLPKDMDPAVISKTNPEDQPIVWLAVSSTTMPTRDIMTYVQDHLKDQFATIPGAGDIFLGGFVERNLRVWVDAEKLDKYQLTVKDIVDAVQQEHGEVPAGRIETSEKEYNVRVMGEAATAKEFENLLIPKRNGQPIFKPFYLKDVATIEDGLADVRRIARSSGKPTVGLGIRKQRGANEVEVGHKVLERFEEIKKTLPKEMEIAVRFNRTKFSEDAINELIFMLILSAIVTSLVCWLFLGSWSATLNILLAIPTSVLGTFIILYFYKFTLNTFTVLGLSLAIGIVVDDAIMVLENIVRYREKGVEKVQAARKGANQITFAALAATIALIAIFLPVAFMYGIIGKFFYQFGVTISVAVALSLLEALTLAPMRCAQFLEVGKRITFIGKAVDASFKILAKIYHKALVYVLRMKTLTIVVAILFFIGSLLFVKTLRKEFLPSQDQSMFMCRLQAPVGSSIMFTDERFKQAEKFVLSRPEVEGCFTVIGGFGGGEVNSGMIFITLKKPKARPVVPPDRFRLSQGQLMALFRKELNKIPDVKAAIQDLSLSGFSSKRGFPIEFSIRGPNWEKLAQYSEKIMDRMSKSDLMLDVDTDYLAKIPEIRVQPDRVKADERGVNISTIGSTINASIGGERIAKYTKDGRRYDVRIRLIPSQRTTSEDMNRLWVWNNRGELVRLGDVIDVIRKPTPLTITRRNRERAISVFANVATGKSQADALKEVEKIAKEILPEGYRAVLSGSAQTFKESFSSLLLAFWLGILIAYMVLASQFNSYLHPFSVLLALPFSISGALIALWMFGQSLNIYSIIGIILLMGIVKKNSILLVDFTNQQRENGLDVNGALLTACPIRLRPILMTSISTIAAAIPPAMAIGPGAETRIPMALAVIGGVIVSTFLTLFVVPCAYSLFSKVERKRYKKINFED, via the coding sequence ATGACACTATCTGACATTTCAATTAAAAATCCGGTATTCGCGTGGATGCTGATGGCGGCCTTGATAATATTCGGCTTTATAAGTTATGACCGCTTGGGTGTCGGACAGCTGCCCGATGTGGATTTTCCGGTTGTTTCGGTCAATCTGACATGGGAGGGCGCCGCACCTGAAATAATGGAAACGGATGTCGTAGATATAGTGGAAGATTCTCTCATGGGTATAGAGGGTGTGCGCGAGATATCCTCCTCGATACGGCAGGGTTCAGCGGGCATAAGTGTAGAATTTGAACTATCAAGGAATATAGACGCGGCTTTGCAAGACGTTAAGGCGAAGGTGGACCAGGCACAGCGCTCGCTTCCCAAAGACATGGACCCCGCCGTTATCAGTAAAACAAACCCGGAAGATCAGCCTATAGTTTGGCTCGCGGTTTCGTCGACCACGATGCCCACCCGCGACATAATGACATATGTCCAGGACCATCTAAAGGACCAATTTGCCACAATACCCGGCGCGGGAGATATATTTTTAGGCGGATTTGTCGAAAGAAATTTAAGGGTATGGGTCGACGCTGAAAAGCTGGACAAATATCAGCTTACCGTAAAGGATATAGTCGATGCCGTCCAGCAGGAGCACGGAGAAGTCCCCGCAGGGCGCATAGAGACGTCCGAAAAAGAATATAATGTAAGAGTTATGGGTGAGGCCGCCACAGCGAAAGAATTTGAAAATCTGTTGATACCCAAAAGAAACGGCCAGCCTATATTTAAACCATTTTATCTCAAGGATGTCGCCACTATCGAAGACGGCCTCGCTGATGTGCGGCGCATAGCGCGTTCATCCGGAAAGCCTACCGTCGGCCTTGGTATACGAAAACAGCGTGGCGCCAATGAAGTAGAAGTAGGGCATAAAGTCCTGGAACGTTTTGAAGAGATAAAAAAGACCTTACCCAAGGAGATGGAAATAGCGGTCCGTTTTAACAGGACAAAGTTCAGCGAAGACGCGATAAACGAACTTATATTTATGTTGATACTTTCGGCCATTGTCACATCTTTGGTCTGTTGGCTCTTCCTTGGCTCATGGAGCGCAACCCTAAACATATTACTTGCCATACCGACATCCGTACTCGGAACATTTATAATCCTTTATTTTTACAAGTTTACATTAAATACATTTACCGTTCTTGGCCTATCACTTGCTATAGGTATAGTCGTCGACGACGCTATCATGGTATTGGAGAATATAGTCCGATACCGGGAAAAGGGCGTCGAAAAAGTCCAGGCCGCGCGAAAAGGCGCTAATCAGATCACATTCGCGGCGCTTGCCGCGACAATAGCTTTAATAGCCATATTCCTTCCTGTCGCGTTTATGTACGGCATAATAGGTAAATTCTTTTATCAATTCGGTGTAACGATATCTGTCGCGGTCGCGCTGTCATTATTGGAAGCGTTGACTCTTGCGCCTATGAGATGCGCGCAATTTTTGGAAGTAGGGAAAAGAATTACATTTATAGGTAAAGCGGTTGACGCAAGCTTTAAGATTCTTGCCAAGATATATCATAAGGCACTCGTATATGTTTTAAGGATGAAAACGTTAACGATAGTAGTTGCCATTTTGTTCTTTATCGGCTCACTTCTTTTTGTAAAGACACTGCGTAAAGAGTTCCTTCCTTCGCAGGACCAGAGCATGTTTATGTGCCGCCTGCAGGCGCCGGTCGGTTCATCAATAATGTTTACCGACGAGCGTTTTAAACAGGCCGAAAAATTTGTCTTAAGTCGTCCGGAGGTAGAAGGATGCTTTACTGTCATCGGCGGATTTGGCGGTGGCGAGGTCAATTCAGGCATGATATTCATTACGCTTAAAAAACCTAAAGCCCGTCCAGTCGTGCCGCCTGATAGATTCAGGCTTTCGCAGGGCCAGCTTATGGCATTATTCCGCAAAGAGCTTAATAAGATACCGGATGTAAAAGCTGCTATACAAGATCTGTCATTAAGCGGTTTTTCGTCGAAACGCGGTTTTCCGATAGAATTTTCTATAAGAGGCCCTAACTGGGAAAAATTGGCCCAATATTCCGAAAAGATAATGGACAGAATGTCGAAAAGCGACCTGATGTTGGACGTAGACACAGATTATCTCGCCAAGATCCCTGAAATACGTGTGCAGCCCGACCGCGTAAAGGCCGATGAAAGAGGCGTAAATATATCTACGATAGGCAGCACCATAAATGCGTCGATTGGCGGAGAGAGGATAGCCAAATATACGAAAGACGGCAGGCGCTACGATGTAAGGATCCGTCTGATCCCGTCGCAAAGGACCACAAGCGAGGATATGAATAGGCTTTGGGTTTGGAATAACAGGGGAGAGCTCGTCCGGTTAGGCGATGTAATAGATGTTATAAGGAAACCCACACCGCTTACCATAACAAGGCGCAACAGAGAAAGGGCTATATCTGTCTTCGCTAACGTCGCAACAGGCAAGTCCCAGGCCGATGCGCTTAAAGAAGTAGAAAAAATAGCCAAAGAGATATTACCCGAAGGATATCGCGCGGTTTTGAGCGGCAGCGCGCAGACATTTAAAGAGTCTTTTTCAAGCCTGCTGCTGGCGTTCTGGCTTGGCATCCTGATAGCCTACATGGTCCTTGCTTCACAGTTTAATAGTTACCTGCATCCGTTTTCAGTGCTCTTGGCGCTTCCATTCAGTATATCGGGTGCCCTCATCGCTTTATGGATGTTCGGTCAGTCGTTGAATATTTACAGTATTATAGGAATAATACTTTTAATGGGTATCGTAAAAAAGAATTCCATACTTTTGGTTGATTTTACCAACCAACAGCGCGAAAACGGCCTTGATGTAAACGGCGCGCTGCTTACCGCGTGCCCGATAAGGCTGCGCCCCATACTGATGACAAGTATTTCCACTATTGCGGCTGCGATCCCGCCGGCAATGGCTATAGGGCCGGGCGCGGAGACGCGCATACCCATGGCGCTGGCAGTCATAGGCGGCGTCATAGTGTCAACTTTCCTTACCCTTTTTGTAGTCCCGTGCGCGTATAGCCTATTTTCAAAGGTCGAGCGCAAAAGGTATAAAAAAATTAACTTCGAAGATTAG
- a CDS encoding biopolymer transporter ExbD, with protein MNVRLRKPRAIAEINITPFTDVILVLLIIFMITTPLIVQTSIKVNLPNARSAKTSDVSNQVDITVSSKSIIYLDGNLITKEDLKDKMTALYKNNPSLKVVLFSDRLARFKDVVAVLDIMNELGIKSLNIAAKADFAGK; from the coding sequence ATGAATGTGCGTCTGAGAAAACCCAGGGCAATAGCTGAAATAAATATAACACCTTTTACAGACGTCATACTTGTGCTCTTGATAATATTTATGATAACGACGCCTTTGATCGTTCAGACGAGCATAAAAGTAAACCTGCCAAATGCCAGGAGCGCGAAAACTTCCGACGTGTCAAATCAGGTGGATATAACGGTAAGCAGCAAGAGTATCATATATCTCGACGGCAATCTGATAACAAAAGAAGACCTAAAAGATAAGATGACAGCCCTGTACAAGAATAACCCGTCTCTTAAGGTGGTGCTTTTTTCGGATAGGCTCGCTCGTTTTAAGGATGTGGTGGCTGTGCTGGATATAATGAATGAGTTGGGTATTAAGAGCCTTAATATCGCGGCAAAAGCCGATTTTGCGGGTAAATAA